In Pectobacterium actinidiae, the DNA window TTAACGCAATTCCTTCCCTCGCAGAAAGTCCTCTTTCCCAAAAGATCATAATCAATTGTTTTTAAATAATTTTAAATCTCTCGTCGCGATAAAAAAACGGGAAAGTTACCGGACAGACATAAAGTAGCGGGAAAGTATAAAAAACGTTCAAAAATAAATATTTTTAGCTAGTACAAAGCCAATCAATCAGTGATGTAAACTACGCAAATCAAATAAGGCACAACAAAAAACCACACAAAACCATTACACCAGTTTATCCGCCCTAAGAATGGAGCAACCAGGAATGTTTTCCCCGACGTCACGATTGCGAAGTGCCACCGCAGATACCTTTGCGCTCGTTGTCTATTGTTTCATCACTGGCATGGCGATAGAAATCATGCTTTCCGGTATGAGCGTCGAGCAATCGCTGTCTTCACGTTTGTTGTCTATTCCCGTCAATATTGCCATTGCCTGGCCGTACGGACTGTATCGCGATCGCGTGCTGAATATGGCCAGACGTCACGGTGGCGATCATTTTCTGGTGCGCAGCGTTGCCGATCTGTTTGCCTATGTCAGTTTCCAATCTCCTGTTTACGCCATTATTCTCTGGTCTATCGGAGCGAATCCTGCGCAAATCCTGACCGCAGTCACCAGTAATCTGGTGGTGTCGATGGTAACAGGCGTGATATACGGCTATTTTCTGGAATATTGCCGTCGGCTATTCCGGGTCGCATTGCCATAAAAGCGAATGGAAATGAAGTAGTGAATTGAGATTGAGCAAAGAAGAAGCGCCATAGTCACTATGGCGCAGAAATGCAGACAGAGATTACACGCGGCTCAGTGAACCACGACGGTACAGATTACGTCGGATACGATTCAAACCAGGCTTCGGCCTTTTCGGTTCATCCAGACTGGCCAGCACCAGCTCCAGTACGCGCTCAGCGACTTCACGATGGCGCTGAGCGACAGACAATACTGGGCATTCCAGATAATCCAACAGCTCATTGTCCCCAAAGGTCGCGATAGCCAGATTATTCGGCAAACGCCCGTTAATCTTCAGATTGACGTCCATCACTCCCTGCAATAGCGGGAATGAAGTGGTGAATAACGCTTCGGGCATAGGGTTATTTTTCAAATAATCCATAAACGCGGCGGCAGCGGCTACACGCTCATAGCTATTGGAATAAAGATATTTCACTTCACGCGGATCGCTCGCCCACGCCTGCCGGAACCCCTGCTCACGCAGGAAACTGACGGAAAGCTCAGGGAGGGCACCAAGATACAGTACCGATTT includes these proteins:
- a CDS encoding L-alanine exporter AlaE, whose amino-acid sequence is MFSPTSRLRSATADTFALVVYCFITGMAIEIMLSGMSVEQSLSSRLLSIPVNIAIAWPYGLYRDRVLNMARRHGGDHFLVRSVADLFAYVSFQSPVYAIILWSIGANPAQILTAVTSNLVVSMVTGVIYGYFLEYCRRLFRVALP